Proteins co-encoded in one Opitutus terrae PB90-1 genomic window:
- a CDS encoding O-antigen ligase family protein, translating into MTEGGNASGAIQPIGLAPAWALACATIALPFLSNLPIDFDHVVPVSLIPAWWLQRRFAKPSAPNPTDGVDRTLLALAILATGISLITSAQPAVSAVAAASWLILLYGSWTTRQLVESTAACRIVFAGVAAGSALGCLVIWITWHEGTAQNAIPHYQHIRLFGLHMMVGALSAMGWLMQAGPRSTERWVAATIAAVNWGGMLWSGGRTPWIGVAIAITGWALVARGVERRTLLRWFPAVFGAGIVLSLFQWSAEPYLGWWSAIGRSARAASLDELSSTRVSFWQVSLSEVLHSPWIGHGPDHYRFIVPKQDGNQPHNWLLQLMLDVGLVGTLPFGLLLLRQIARGLHSRSGVTCPSDARRPAALILAAGLAAGLLDGVLYHAIVLLPMALIAGLAGASRPRRPQADGGSSPAGRGRMLPTLVLTAAVGTLALHSYLVARLRLVPVAPHSYTAYLLRAFPSTTSGIERWLNAWRSIDPSMALEWCRWAQRHNDNPAQLHVYAAVLLANERDFTRAAAEIEFAARTAHVRSLGKIMPVQAAIQAALSAKTNPPQEEPSPSRRD; encoded by the coding sequence ATGACCGAAGGTGGCAACGCAAGCGGAGCGATTCAGCCCATCGGGCTGGCCCCGGCGTGGGCGCTCGCCTGCGCCACAATCGCCCTTCCGTTCCTCTCCAATTTACCGATCGACTTTGATCACGTGGTTCCCGTCTCGCTGATCCCGGCGTGGTGGCTGCAGCGGCGATTCGCTAAACCGTCTGCGCCGAATCCAACCGACGGTGTGGATCGGACGCTGCTGGCGTTGGCCATTCTCGCAACGGGCATCTCACTCATCACGAGTGCTCAGCCGGCCGTATCGGCTGTCGCGGCTGCCAGTTGGCTCATCCTGCTCTATGGGAGTTGGACAACCCGCCAACTCGTGGAAAGCACGGCCGCCTGTCGTATCGTTTTCGCAGGCGTCGCCGCAGGAAGTGCGCTCGGCTGCTTGGTGATTTGGATCACCTGGCACGAAGGAACAGCCCAGAATGCGATTCCGCACTATCAGCATATCCGATTGTTCGGGCTGCATATGATGGTTGGGGCGCTCAGCGCAATGGGCTGGCTCATGCAGGCCGGGCCGCGCAGCACTGAGCGCTGGGTCGCGGCCACGATCGCGGCCGTGAATTGGGGGGGAATGCTCTGGTCGGGCGGCCGGACGCCTTGGATCGGAGTCGCCATTGCCATCACCGGGTGGGCGCTGGTTGCTCGAGGCGTGGAACGGCGTACGCTGCTGCGCTGGTTCCCAGCAGTTTTCGGAGCAGGTATCGTCCTGTCGCTCTTTCAATGGTCAGCTGAGCCGTATCTTGGTTGGTGGAGTGCCATTGGCCGTTCTGCTCGAGCCGCCTCGCTGGACGAACTAAGCTCGACGCGCGTCAGCTTCTGGCAGGTGTCCCTGAGCGAGGTCCTGCATTCGCCCTGGATCGGGCACGGCCCGGATCATTATCGCTTCATTGTGCCCAAACAGGACGGTAATCAGCCGCACAACTGGCTCCTGCAACTCATGCTAGACGTTGGGCTGGTAGGAACCCTGCCCTTTGGGCTGCTGTTGCTCCGGCAGATCGCCCGCGGACTACACAGCCGAAGCGGCGTAACTTGCCCGAGCGACGCTCGCCGTCCAGCGGCGCTGATCCTCGCAGCAGGATTGGCAGCGGGGTTGCTCGACGGAGTCCTGTACCATGCGATCGTGCTGCTCCCCATGGCTCTGATCGCTGGACTCGCGGGCGCATCTAGGCCCCGACGCCCGCAGGCTGATGGGGGCAGCTCGCCCGCCGGCAGAGGTCGGATGCTACCGACGCTGGTCCTCACCGCAGCAGTCGGGACGCTGGCGCTGCACAGTTATCTGGTGGCCCGCTTGCGGCTGGTGCCGGTTGCGCCGCATTCCTACACGGCATACCTGCTTCGCGCGTTTCCTAGCACAACTTCCGGGATCGAACGGTGGCTCAACGCCTGGCGCAGCATCGATCCGTCGATGGCGCTGGAGTGGTGCCGATGGGCTCAGCGCCACAACGACAACCCTGCTCAGCTTCACGTTTACGCAGCAGTGCTGCTGGCAAACGAAAGAGATTTCACCAGGGCCGCCGCCGAAATCGAGTTCGCCGCCCGCACGGCACACGTCCGCAGTTTGGGGAAGATCATGCCCGTGCAAGCGGCGATCCAAGCCGCTCTCTCGGCGAAGACCAATCCCCCCCAAGAAGAGCCCTCGCCGTCCCGCCGCGATTGA
- a CDS encoding glycosyltransferase family 2 protein, which translates to MKLSIVIPCYNEAKTIRAIVDRVRATPVREKEIIIVDDCSRDGTRDLLRTQIAPLVDHVIYHDVNRGKGAALRTGFAVATGDVVIVQDADLEYDPQEYPKLLKPILDGNADVVFGSRFAGGEAHRVVYFWHMVGNRILTLLSNMCTNLNLTDMETCYKVFRREVLQRLQLEEDRFGFEPEITAKVAKLNVPIYEVGIGYYGRTYAEGKKIGWRDGFRALWAILKYNLLR; encoded by the coding sequence ATGAAGCTCTCGATCGTCATTCCTTGCTACAACGAGGCAAAAACCATCCGCGCGATCGTCGATCGGGTACGCGCGACCCCGGTCAGGGAGAAAGAGATCATCATCGTCGATGATTGCTCACGCGATGGCACCCGCGACCTGCTTCGCACCCAGATCGCCCCGCTGGTCGACCATGTCATCTACCATGATGTCAATCGGGGCAAAGGCGCGGCGCTGCGCACCGGCTTCGCCGTCGCCACCGGCGACGTGGTGATCGTCCAGGACGCCGATCTGGAATACGATCCGCAGGAATATCCGAAGCTGCTCAAGCCCATCCTCGACGGCAATGCCGACGTCGTATTCGGTTCACGCTTCGCCGGCGGCGAGGCGCACCGCGTCGTTTACTTCTGGCACATGGTGGGCAACCGGATCCTCACGCTGCTCTCGAACATGTGCACAAATCTGAACCTGACGGACATGGAGACGTGCTACAAAGTCTTCCGCCGCGAGGTGCTGCAGCGGCTCCAACTGGAAGAAGATCGCTTCGGGTTCGAGCCGGAGATCACGGCGAAAGTCGCGAAGCTCAACGTCCCGATCTACGAAGTCGGCATCGGCTACTACGGTCGCACCTACGCGGAAGGGAAAAAGATCGGCTGGCGCGATGGCTTCCGCGCGCTCTGGGCCATTTTGAAATACAACCTGCTCCGGTGA
- a CDS encoding flippase: protein MLSPLRNLWQSPGTRAATSNFGWLAGERAARLVLNIGVGFWTARYLGPAQFGTLSYAMALVGIVSGVAELGLDNLVRRAVIQFPERADDWLKTAFALRLAGGAIGFALVLALVRSGWMSGPEQVLISVVGLTLFQPALFMPDLWFQARLEAKLSVQAQVVALVAGAAARIALIMREGPLVGFAWALVLEMLLGTVALGVQLRRRRPDRGGVWFDREIARRLLADAWPLLLAGFAVLLYLRMDAVMLRAMAGETAVGIYTAAARLTEIWFFVPTALAASVLPSLLRARERGVDAYARRLQGYYDANAGIAYAVAIPSSLAAPWLIELAYGISYREAGAVLALHVWSSVFVFLGVARGQFLVNEGHTRFYLAATVAGLLINVVLNLVLIPRAGAVGAAVATVLAQAVAAWLSSFCFAPTRTNGWMQTRALLIPFRWLPYVRCT from the coding sequence TTGCTCTCCCCTCTCCGCAATCTGTGGCAAAGTCCGGGCACGCGAGCTGCGACTAGCAACTTTGGCTGGCTCGCTGGTGAACGGGCCGCCCGGCTCGTCCTAAATATAGGCGTGGGATTTTGGACGGCACGGTATCTCGGACCCGCACAGTTCGGCACGCTAAGCTACGCGATGGCGTTGGTGGGCATTGTCTCAGGAGTGGCCGAACTCGGGCTAGACAACCTCGTTCGACGGGCGGTAATCCAGTTTCCCGAAAGGGCGGATGACTGGCTGAAGACGGCATTTGCGCTCCGATTAGCCGGCGGTGCGATTGGTTTTGCCCTCGTGCTGGCGTTGGTCAGGTCCGGTTGGATGAGTGGCCCGGAGCAGGTGCTGATCTCAGTCGTGGGTCTGACTCTATTCCAGCCGGCGCTATTTATGCCCGATCTGTGGTTTCAAGCGCGACTAGAAGCCAAGCTGTCCGTGCAAGCGCAAGTCGTCGCGCTAGTAGCAGGAGCGGCTGCTCGGATTGCATTGATCATGCGCGAAGGGCCACTCGTAGGTTTCGCGTGGGCGCTCGTTTTGGAGATGCTGCTTGGTACAGTTGCGCTGGGCGTGCAGTTGCGCCGACGAAGGCCGGACCGCGGCGGCGTGTGGTTCGATCGCGAGATCGCGCGGCGCTTGTTGGCCGACGCATGGCCGCTACTGTTGGCGGGCTTCGCGGTGTTGCTCTATCTGCGCATGGACGCGGTGATGCTGCGCGCCATGGCCGGCGAAACGGCCGTTGGAATCTACACCGCTGCGGCGCGCTTGACTGAGATCTGGTTTTTCGTGCCGACGGCACTCGCCGCCAGCGTGCTGCCGTCATTGCTGCGCGCCCGCGAGCGCGGCGTCGATGCCTATGCACGGCGGCTTCAGGGTTACTATGATGCCAACGCCGGAATCGCCTATGCAGTTGCGATCCCGTCCAGTCTGGCGGCGCCGTGGCTAATCGAACTCGCCTATGGGATCAGTTATCGTGAAGCCGGTGCTGTGCTTGCGTTGCACGTGTGGTCAAGTGTATTCGTTTTTCTTGGAGTAGCACGCGGTCAGTTTCTGGTCAACGAAGGGCACACGCGATTCTATCTTGCGGCTACGGTTGCGGGATTGCTGATCAACGTGGTACTCAACCTGGTCCTGATCCCGCGTGCTGGCGCGGTCGGCGCTGCAGTGGCAACAGTGCTCGCCCAAGCGGTGGCGGCTTGGCTTTCGTCGTTTTGCTTTGCGCCGACGCGCACGAACGGCTGGATGCAAACGCGCGCGCTGCTAATTCCTTTTCGCTGGCTACCGTATGTCCGCTGCACCTAG
- a CDS encoding class I SAM-dependent methyltransferase, giving the protein MSAAPRSPASQLSPTVKAWRLARLLLLQPKLARNLATLVTDGYLTETGWVRSLLAGEVVDANGDPQPWATLPYVEFIRPRLHSGWTVMEYGSGASTLFYAARVRQIWAVEHEPSFAAVLRPRLPSNAQLLTATAGTSNYADAISGCSAAPELVSVDGADRVACIRRTIECLAPQGVVVLDDAERTEYAEAHRMLVRAGFRSLEFWGLAPAWVRRKCTTVFYRTDNVLNI; this is encoded by the coding sequence ATGTCCGCTGCACCTAGATCACCTGCCTCGCAGCTTTCGCCGACTGTGAAAGCGTGGCGGTTAGCTCGACTGCTGCTGCTGCAGCCCAAATTGGCGCGTAACCTCGCCACGCTAGTGACCGACGGTTACCTCACAGAAACGGGGTGGGTGCGTAGCCTGCTCGCGGGCGAGGTCGTCGACGCTAACGGCGATCCACAGCCGTGGGCCACGCTTCCCTACGTCGAGTTCATCCGTCCGCGACTACACTCTGGTTGGACGGTGATGGAATACGGCTCGGGCGCCTCAACGCTCTTTTATGCCGCTCGCGTCCGCCAGATTTGGGCCGTGGAACACGAGCCTTCGTTTGCGGCTGTGCTGCGGCCGCGACTACCATCCAATGCGCAACTACTCACTGCGACCGCTGGGACCTCGAACTACGCGGACGCTATCTCGGGTTGCAGCGCAGCGCCGGAGTTGGTAAGCGTCGATGGTGCCGACCGGGTCGCGTGCATTCGCCGAACGATCGAGTGTCTTGCGCCCCAAGGGGTGGTCGTGCTCGATGACGCGGAGCGGACCGAGTATGCCGAAGCGCATAGAATGCTCGTGCGCGCAGGCTTTCGGTCGCTTGAGTTCTGGGGGCTCGCCCCGGCTTGGGTACGACGTAAGTGCACAACGGTTTTCTACCGAACTGACAATGTGCTGAACATCTAG
- a CDS encoding methyltransferase, TIGR04325 family has product MQDDAGLGASQEPISPSHGMNANSTIPVVLITYARPAHLARTLAALKKNRVPLILAYSDGAKGPADAPLVKNAREILRAVDWCELRLVERTENLGLGRNVLTAVSDVAQRNEAFIVWEEDLVAVPGAYAWICSALHAYAHDRRVMSVTGWTHPRVTPSDAGESPYFDARAECWVWGAWARSWRGMDQETAAQKLRAAAKRGLAPDAYGADLPAMARVERKKNIWAVRWVYHHLEYGGLCVRPPWSMVEHIGFDRQASHAEVAVEWANLPLRPAPTIPQQWPQPKENSACRMLWKSVRGPSRWRTRARRVAKTIVPEWLRGWARAAFGWKWFEGDYATWADAKRRSRGYDDAAIVERVLRATCAVRDGRAAFERDGVTFASAVPEEGLVAALRIVAKATGGRLHMLDFGGALGTTYWRHRGELADLEELRWDVVEQRSFVAAGKVHLSGEGLEFFDSIEAADEARAHDVLLASTSLQYLEDPNRILERWIERGYPWLLFNNLPLHRTGRTRIAVQRVPPCIYPASYPVWFFNRQDFMRQLVDAYETVHEFSSEAVWPVSWRWYSSTGLLLRRKRKG; this is encoded by the coding sequence ATGCAAGACGACGCCGGACTCGGCGCAAGCCAGGAACCAATCTCGCCGAGCCATGGCATGAACGCGAATTCGACCATCCCCGTTGTCTTGATAACCTATGCACGGCCCGCGCATCTGGCACGCACTCTGGCGGCGTTGAAGAAGAATCGCGTGCCGTTGATTCTGGCCTATTCGGATGGCGCGAAAGGCCCGGCAGACGCGCCGCTGGTTAAAAACGCGCGCGAGATCTTGCGCGCGGTGGACTGGTGCGAGCTGCGGCTGGTCGAGCGCACAGAGAATCTCGGGCTCGGCCGCAACGTACTCACTGCCGTGTCCGACGTGGCACAGCGGAACGAGGCCTTTATTGTGTGGGAGGAAGACCTGGTCGCGGTGCCTGGCGCGTATGCGTGGATCTGCTCCGCGTTGCACGCCTACGCGCACGATAGGCGCGTGATGAGCGTGACAGGGTGGACGCATCCACGCGTGACTCCGTCGGATGCGGGTGAGTCGCCATATTTCGACGCACGGGCCGAGTGTTGGGTCTGGGGCGCGTGGGCCCGCAGTTGGCGGGGCATGGATCAAGAGACGGCGGCGCAGAAGTTGCGTGCGGCCGCCAAACGCGGCTTGGCGCCAGATGCGTATGGGGCAGATTTGCCCGCGATGGCGAGGGTGGAACGGAAGAAAAATATCTGGGCGGTACGATGGGTCTACCATCATTTGGAATATGGCGGACTGTGCGTGAGGCCACCGTGGAGCATGGTGGAGCACATCGGCTTCGATCGGCAAGCAAGCCACGCCGAGGTCGCGGTGGAATGGGCGAATTTGCCGTTGCGCCCCGCGCCGACGATTCCCCAACAATGGCCACAGCCGAAAGAAAATTCAGCATGTCGCATGCTCTGGAAGTCCGTAAGGGGTCCGTCGCGGTGGCGAACGCGAGCGCGGCGCGTTGCGAAGACGATTGTTCCTGAGTGGCTGCGAGGGTGGGCGCGGGCGGCGTTCGGGTGGAAGTGGTTCGAGGGCGACTATGCGACGTGGGCCGACGCGAAGAGAAGGTCGCGTGGCTATGATGACGCGGCGATCGTCGAGCGCGTGCTGCGGGCCACTTGTGCGGTGCGCGATGGGCGGGCGGCGTTCGAGCGGGATGGCGTGACTTTTGCGTCGGCAGTGCCGGAAGAAGGCCTGGTCGCCGCTCTGCGTATCGTGGCGAAGGCGACCGGGGGGAGATTGCACATGCTGGATTTCGGCGGGGCGCTCGGAACGACCTATTGGCGACATCGCGGGGAGCTAGCGGACTTGGAGGAGCTCCGATGGGACGTGGTGGAGCAGCGCAGTTTTGTGGCGGCAGGGAAGGTTCACCTCAGCGGCGAAGGACTCGAGTTTTTCGACAGCATTGAGGCGGCAGACGAGGCGCGGGCGCACGATGTGCTGCTCGCCTCAACGTCGCTGCAGTATCTTGAGGATCCCAATCGAATTCTGGAGCGCTGGATTGAGCGTGGCTATCCATGGCTCTTGTTCAACAACCTGCCGCTGCATCGCACCGGGCGAACCCGAATCGCGGTGCAGCGCGTGCCGCCATGCATTTACCCTGCGAGCTATCCGGTGTGGTTCTTCAATCGACAGGATTTCATGAGACAGCTTGTGGACGCATACGAGACGGTGCACGAATTTTCATCGGAGGCCGTGTGGCCGGTGAGCTGGCGGTGGTATTCTTCAACGGGCCTACTTTTGCGCCGTAAAAGGAAAGGATGA